One Salvelinus fontinalis isolate EN_2023a chromosome 27, ASM2944872v1, whole genome shotgun sequence genomic region harbors:
- the LOC129825683 gene encoding ataxin-8-like: MVSKLDMATSTQQQQQQQQQQQHQQQQQQQQQQQHQQQQQQQHQHQQQQQQQQQHQQQQQQQQQQQQQQHQQQQHNNNNNNNNINNNNINNNNNNNNNNNNNNNSNRE, from the exons ATGGTTTCCAAGCTGgacatgg CCAcatcaacacaacaacaacaacaacaacaacaacaacaacaacatcaacaacaacaacaacaacaacaacaacaacaacatcaacaacaacaacaacaacaacatcaacatcaacaacaacaacaacaacaacaacaacatcaacaacaacaacaacaacaacaacaacaacaacaacaacaacatcaacaacaacaacacaacaacaacaacaacaacaacaacatcaacaacaacaacatcaacaacaacaacaacaacaacaacaacaacaacaacaacaacaacagcaacagagaATAA